The following coding sequences are from one Saccharomyces eubayanus strain FM1318 chromosome VII, whole genome shotgun sequence window:
- the PPT1 gene encoding protein serine/threonine phosphatase, translated as MSNPTEADRMNALERKNEGNVFIKEKHFLKAIEKYTQAIDLDSTQSIYFSNRAFAHFKVDNFQSALNDCDEALKLDPKNIKAYHRRALSCMALLEFKKAKKDLTVLLKAKPNDPAGTKALATCDRFIREERFRKAIGGGEGETKVSLCQTLNLSSFDANSDLTNYDGPKLEFEQLHDEKNNFNGGEIKNMSQEFISQMINDLFLKGKLLPKKYVAAIISHADTLFRQEPSMVELENKSTPDIKISVCGDTHGQFYDVLNLFRKFGKVGPNHTYLFNGDFVDRGSWSCEVALLFYCLKILYPKNFFLNRGNHESDNMNKIYGFEDECKYKYSQRIFNMFSQSFESLPLATLINDDYLVMHGGLPSDPSASLSDFKGINRFAQPPRDGAFMELLWADPQEANGMGPSQRGLGHAFGPDITERFLKNNNLRKVFRSHELRMDGVHFEQNGKLMTVFSAPNYCDSQGNLGGIIHIVPGHGILQAGKNDDEDLIIETFEAVEHPDMKPMAYSNGGFGL; from the coding sequence ATGTCAAATCCTACAGAAGCTGATCGTATGAACGCCCtcgaaagaaagaatgaaggTAATGTTTTtataaaagagaaacacTTTTTAAAggccattgaaaaatacacCCAGGCAATCGATCTCGATTCCACACAATCTATCTATTTTTCGAATAGAGCATTTGCTCATTTCAAAGTAGATAACTTCCAAAGTGCCTTGAATGATTGCGATGAAGCCTTAAAGTTGGATCCTAAGAACATCAAAGCTTATCATAGACGTGCATTATCTTGCATGGCACTATTAGAGTTtaaaaaggcaaagaagGATTTGACTGTGTTACTAAAGGCGAAACCCAATGACCCAGCCGGTACCAAAGCACTAGCTACATGCGATAGATTTAtcagagaagaaagatttagGAAAGCCATCGGAGGCGGCGAAGGTGAAACTAAAGTCAGTCTATGCCAGACTTTGAACTTAAGTTCATTCGATGCCAATTCTGACTTGACCAACTACGATGGTCCCAAATTAGAATTTGAACAATTGCATGACGAGAAGAACAACTTCAACGGTGGCGAAATCAAGAATATGTCGCAAGAATTCATCTCGCAAATGATTAACGACCTTTTCTTGAAGGGCAaacttcttccaaagaagtATGTTGCGGCTATTATCTCTCATGCTGATACCTTATTTCGTCAAGAACCTTCTATGGTAGAATTAGAGAATAAATCTACCCCAGATATTAAGATATCAGTATGTGGTGATACACATGGTCAATTTTACGACGTTTTGAATTTATTCCGCAAATTCGGTAAAGTAGGTCCCAATCACACTTACCTGTTTAACGGTGATTTTGTTGATCGTGGCTCTTGGTCCTGTGAAGTTGCGTTGTTGTTTTActgtttgaaaatattatatCCAAAGAacttctttttgaatagaGGAAACCATGAAAGTGATAATATGAACAAGATTTATggttttgaagatgaatgTAAATACAAATATTCTCAAAGGATATTCAACATGTTTTCAcaaagttttgaaagtttACCATTGGCTACGCTAATTAATGATGATTATCTTGTAATGCATGGTGGTCTACCAAGTGATCCTTCAGCAAGCTTGTCTGATTTCAAGGGTATTAACAGATTTGCTCAACCACCAAGAGACGGTGCATTTATGGAATTATTGTGGGCAGATCCTCAAGAAGCTAACGGTATGGGTCCTTCTCAACGTGGTCTAGGACATGCATTTGGGCCTGATATCACAGAAAGGTTCCTAAAGAACAACAACCTGCGCAAGGTTTTCAGATCCCACGAATTAAGAATGGATGGTGTGCATTTTGAACAGAATGGTAAACTAATGACAGTTTTCAGTGCCCCAAATTACTGTGATAGTCAAGGTAACCTTGGTGGTATTATTCATATTGTTCCTGGTCACGGTATTTTACAAGCTGGAAAgaatgacgatgaagatttAATAATTGAAACATTCGAAGCTGTTGAGCATCCAGATATGAAACCAATGGCCTACTCTAATGGTGGGTTTGGTTTATAG